From a single Plasmodium yoelii strain 17X genome assembly, chromosome: 9 genomic region:
- a CDS encoding armadillo repeat protein PF16, putative: MSKVIHQIFDDYNRSRIQFTQSISDLCLKPHNIELLVNTDIINLLRPLILDKVPIVQQNATVILAKLASYSEEVALTILQNDVLPHLIYCLKHENKNYRKNCAYTLKCLANHNSKLANIVAEENCIDYLMDCLDEYDLRVKQSCINALCAIIKNDLELSNNVVDKGIIPLLILCLQEKDNNLIKSSLNMLSELCKHSDEIAKNVVDNNVLPNLIKFLDNNDNYIKKNACNCLSQIAKHKEELTELMIENDIFPKILYLLKDNDDIVKKNCANCLKEMSKHNEDICKIIVRAGALPLLCECIEQSSKDTIKLPAILCLGFISSFSESLSLNIILSNTIPILKKSMIEETEDYIKSACVWTVGNIGKHSTEHAKKLADENILIILVNLYNSNESSDDLKKKVKIALKGIIQKVTDLEALHPVFLKSPLKLAKYSIFQFSKILPKNPSYKKSFIKSGCLKYLQEIKNCEDSTKFELEISSINNSFPEDIINYYTPGYSETLIKKIDEVENTEE; the protein is encoded by the exons atgagtaaAGTTATACATCAAATATTTGACGATTATAATAGGTCGAGAATACAGTTTACGCAAAGTATATCTGATTTATGCTTAAAACCACATAATATCGAATTATTAGTAAATAcagatataataaatttactTCGCCCATTAATATTAGATAAAGTTCCTATAGTTCAACAAAATGCAACAGTAATACTAGCGAAACTAGCTAGCTATTCTGAAGAAGTAGCTTTGACAATTTTACAAAATGATGTATTAccacatttaatatattgtttaaaacatgaaaataaaaattatcgAAAAAATTGTGCATATACACTAAAATGTTTGGCTAATCATAATTCAAAGCTAGCTAATATTGTTGCTGAAGAAAATTGTATTGATTATTTAATGGATTGTTTAGATGAATATGATTTAAGAGTAAAACAATCATGTATTAACGCATTGTGTGCaatcataaaaaatgatcTAGAATTGTCTAATAATGTTGTTGATAAAGGTATCATACCTTTGTTAATATTATGTTTACAagaaaaagataataatttaataaaaagcTCTTTAAATATGTTATCTGAATTATGTAAACATTCAGATGAAATTGCAAAAAATGTTGTTGATAATAATGTATTACCAAATTTAATCAAATTTttagataataatgataactatataaaaaaaaatgcatgcAATTGTTTATCACAAATAGCTAAACATAAAGAAGAACTAACTGAATTAATGAttgaaaatgatatatttcctaaaattctttatttattaaaagataatgatgatatagttaaaaaaaattgtgcaAATTGTTTAAAAGAAATGAGCAAACATAATGAAGatatttgtaaaattattGTACGTGCAGGTGCTTTACCTCTTTTATGTGAATGTATAGAACAATCATCAAAAGATACTATAAAATTACCAGCTATATTATGTCTTGGttttatatcatcattttcagAATCACTAagtttaaatattattttatctaaTACTATAcctattttaaaaaaatcaatgATTGAAGAAACAGAagattatataaaaagtgCATGTGTTTGGACTGTTGGAAATATCGGAAAACATTCCACTGAACATGCCAAAAAACTTGcagatgaaaatatattaattattttagttaatttatataattctaATGAGTCATCtgatgatttaaaaaaaaaagttaaaataGCATTAAAAGGCATAATACAAAAAGTTACGGATCTTGAAGCTTTACATCCTGTATTTCTAAAATCACCTTTAAAACTTGCTAAATATTCTATTTTccaattttcaaaaatattacCAAAAAACCCATCCtataaaaaatcatttattaaatcaGGGTGCTTAAAATATTTGcaa gaaataaaaaattgtgaaGATTCCACGAAATTCGAATTAGAAATAAGTAGCATTAACAATTCTTTTCCTgaagatataataaattattacacACCTGGATATTCTGAAACattgattaaaaaaattgatgaaGTTGAAAATACCGAAGAATAA